The genomic stretch ATGTTCCCACAGCACTGCTCAGCTCCTGCAGTGTGTCGTTACCAGACATGAACATTAACGCCTTCTTCTCGCacagggtgccattactttaaTCCTGATCAAATAGTGAGActcatttgtattcattttgtgtgtgtttattgtgtgtgtgtgtgtgtgtgtgtattcaggtAACAGATGGAGTGGTAGATGTTATTGTGTACCCCAGTGCCGTAGACAAAACCAAGAACCGTGGTTTTGCGTTTGTGGAGTACAAGTCACACAAGGCTGCTGCCATGGCTCGCAGGAAACTCATCCCGGGTACTTCCATACCGTTTATAACCACCACAACGGACACAACAGTGTTCAACCTTCATTTCACAAGCTTAATCTTTTATTTCCTGATGAAATGCTTAGTGAATAAAGTCAAGTGTTTCTACTGATAAATATTGTTGTGTTATTCCAATAGGGACGTTACAGTTGTGGGGTCACACCATTCAGGTGGACTGGGCTGAGCCTGAGAAAGATGTGGATGAGGAGACGATGCAGCGTGTTCGGGTTCTCTACGTCCGTAATCTCATGCTGCACACGACTGAGGAGACGCTTCACTCAGAGTTCAGTCGTCTGAATCCCGGCGCTGTGGATCGTGTTAAGAAACTGACAGACTACGCTTTTATACACTTCCGCTCCCGTGAAGACGCGCTCGCTGCACAGCAGTCCATGAACGGCAAACTCATCGACGGCTCTCCCATCGAAGTCACTCTCGCAAAGCCTGTCAGCAAAGACGGGGGTCGCCGTTCCAAAACCCGTTCGGGACCTAATGGTTCGGCGCCGGTCCTCTACAACGACCCGCCGCAGAGCAAAGACGACTCAGGGATCAGCGTGGGCTCAGGAATGACAAGTGATGGTTTTTCTGCACAATCTCTCAGTTTATCTCCTCGTATAAATAGCTCGTTTTCTGTAGAGCTAGAACGCTGCGTGTATCCGGTCCTTCCTGGATCCGGTCTGGCACCGATCAGCCTGCAGAGCCTAAAGCCGAGTCAGCTGAGCACTGCCGTGTCTCTGCTGGAATATTACTGCCTGAAGAACGGCTGGTCATTGCCAGAGTATTACCTTTATACCACGACTGCAGCCACCATCTCTCCTGCAGGGCCTGAAGGAAAAACCCTGCTGGTGTATAAAGTGGTGATCAGCAGCACTCAGAGCAGCTACATGCCAGATAAAGCCTGCACCATTCTCGAGGACGCCAAGGAACTTGCAGCTCACTACGCTCTCTGGAACTTGGGTTAGTTCATGCAGTCTGGGTTTTTAATTCTCAGGAAttgaaatttaattgaatttaacttCTGCTTTAATTAAGATATTAAACAAACAGGTgacaaaataaaggaaaaccaACATAAAGTGTCCTGCTATTTAAATCTTAACACTTATTATAGGAGCTCTGCAGATACACTGATACTAAAACAATCTTACTACCTAATTTCTAGAAAAGAtttgtgtggggaaaaaacacaatttgcaaATCCCATGAAgccatattttatatacaataaaacacataaacacataaattgtgtcatttaaattgtataaaccgaggaatataaaacattttaaagaaaaaatgtcatttttaatttgatgctGCAACACgtctaaaaaaaatttggaCAGGCCGTGtttcccactgtgtagcatcttGTCTTCCTTTAACAacaatttgtgcttttttgctAAATGAGAAGACCAGTTTCTGAGAGGAATGTTGttccatatgtgtctgatacagaattctagctgctgaacagttctgggttttctttgtcatatttttttgttgcaagaTCCAAGTGTCCAGACTGCAgcaggtcagttcagcacctggactcctctactatgaagtcatgctgttgtaatagatgcagtatgcagttaatATTGTCTTACTCAAATTATACAAGATCTTCCctaaaaaagatgttttctggatggaagcatttgttgctccaGGTGGACAAGCTgctcattccacaggcactaatgctgAGAACAAGAGAGATTGTCCCGCTCCTCTTAAGTCTGAAGgacatggtgtccatggtttccaaaaagcaATAAGCATTTGGATTTATCTGACCACAGAagagttttccactttgcctcagtacattttaaatgtgttttggctcagagaggatggtggtgtttctggatcatgttcacgcacttcttcttctttacatgatggagatttaacctgcattgtGGATTACATGTTCGCAGAAAaggatttctggaggtgttactgagcccatgcagtgaatctattacagaatcatgttttaaatgcagtggcccttgagggcccgaagatcacaaaCATCCAATATTGATGTTCCCCCTCATCCCTTGTGCCAACAGATGgtagcacaaggctgcatgcacagtcacagggatcATCGACCTTCATACGTCAGTGTGCCAGAAGACATGTTCCGTGTAGATTGGGAGCCGTGCGAccggtgctgttctgaccacacATCTGACTTACTGACTGACTAATGACTAACAGATGTGTAAGTGTCTTGACTCTGAGAggaagccccgcccctttctCAAGCTCACATTACTATGTTTTTGTGTGGAGTAAAAGGTGCATTGATGaaaggacaaaaacaaaactctgGTGATGGAGATGCAGTTCAGTTCACTTCAGATTAACACTTCTGTAAGTCTCAAGTGATTGTTAAGCGATTAAATCtacagtgtgggtgtgtgtgtgtgtgtgtgtgtgtgtgtgtgtgtgtgtgtgtgtgtgtgtgtgtgtgtgtgtgtgtgtcatcccACAGATCTCTCATGCTATGGCCCAGGTTCTCCTGGTAGTTTCTCTCCTCCAGCAGTACCCTCTGGTGCAGGTTTGTTGTCGTGTGCGTGTCGCACGGTACCGTACCCAGCGTATTCCGTGGCTCCTgtctctcctccactctccatcTCCAGTACCAGGGGCTCACCTATCTACATCCCCACCCTGTCTCCCTTCTGACCTTTACCCCACACTGTGAGCAGAACCGTTCCTCTTCCTGTTCCTGGTGTTGTTGAGTTTTGATCAGaactgttatttattgtttttttatgatttgtagTAGTAATTTCTTTATGTGTAGAATTTCCAGTTCATTTGAAATGTTCTGCTTCTAAAAGCCTTTCTTTTTGGAACTGGGAAAAATACaggattaaatataatataaatataaattcactTTCTCTGTAAACCCGATGCTTTACCTGACAAGATTCATTACAGATTCATTACCAGATCAGATCTTCTCCTCTCTGTCCCCATTTACACCAAATCCACAACACTCAGAGAATCTAACACACCTCCAACCCTGTTTACACCCTTTAATCCTCTCCCTGAAATCTCTTTATAGGCTGCATGGGCTttctcatatatacatatacatttaacaTACAGCCTTAAACAACACTGCAATCCCTGATATTATTAGGCAaagaacacacatacatatatacatacatacacatacactcacacacacacacacacacacacacacacatacatacatacatacatacacatacactcacacacacacacacacacacacacactcatacacacatatacacacacacatacatacatacatacacatacactcacacacacacacacacacacacacacacacacacacatatatatatatacatacatacatacactcacacacacacacacacacacacacacacacatatatatacacacacacacacatacatacatatatacatatacacacacacacacacacacacacacacacacatacatacacacacacacacatcacacacacacacacacacatacacacatacacacatacacatacacacacacacacacacacacactcacacacacacacacacactcatacacacatacatacacacacacacacacacacacacacacacacacacatatacacacacacacacacacacacacacatatatatatatacatacatatacacacacacacacacactcatacacatacatacatacacacacacacacacacacacacactcatacacacatacacacacacacacacacacacacatatacatatatacatacacatacatacacacacacacacacacacacacacacacacacacacacacacactcatacacacatacatacacacacacacacacacacacttatacacacatacatacacacacacacacacacacacactcatacacacatacatacacacacacacacacatacatacacacacacacacacacacactacacacacacacatacacacacacacacacacacacactatacacacatacatacacacacacacacacacacacatacatatacacatacacacacacacacacacacacatatatacatacatacacacacacacacacacacacatatatatatatacacacacacacata from Silurus meridionalis isolate SWU-2019-XX chromosome 24, ASM1480568v1, whole genome shotgun sequence encodes the following:
- the rbm46 gene encoding probable RNA-binding protein 46 isoform X2, encoding MYEDELVPVFERAGQIYEFRLMMEFSGENRGYAFVMYTSRGEAQRAITLLDNYEIRPGKCIGVCVSLDNCRLFIGSIPKDKKKEEIQEEMMKVTDGVVDVIVYPSAVDKTKNRGFAFVEYKSHKAAAMARRKLIPGTLQLWGHTIQVDWAEPEKDVDEETMQRVRVLYVRNLMLHTTEETLHSEFSRLNPGAVDRVKKLTDYAFIHFRSREDALAAQQSMNGKLIDGSPIEVTLAKPVSKDGGRRSKTRSGPNGSAPVLYNDPPQSKDDSGISVGSGMTSDGFSAQSLSLSPRINSSFSVELERCVYPVLPGSGLAPISLQSLKPSQLSTAVSLLEYYCLKNGWSLPEYYLYTTTAATISPAGPEGKTLLVYKVVISSTQSSYMPDKACTILEDAKELAAHYALWNLDLSCYGPGSPGSFSPPAVPSGAGLLSCACRTVPYPAYSVAPVSPPLSISSTRGSPIYIPTLSPF
- the rbm46 gene encoding probable RNA-binding protein 46 isoform X1 yields the protein MSEADVEVCADGQVVSPNESALLALMEKTGYSMVQENGQRKFGGPPPGWEGPPPPRGCEVFVGKIPRDMYEDELVPVFERAGQIYEFRLMMEFSGENRGYAFVMYTSRGEAQRAITLLDNYEIRPGKCIGVCVSLDNCRLFIGSIPKDKKKEEIQEEMMKVTDGVVDVIVYPSAVDKTKNRGFAFVEYKSHKAAAMARRKLIPGTLQLWGHTIQVDWAEPEKDVDEETMQRVRVLYVRNLMLHTTEETLHSEFSRLNPGAVDRVKKLTDYAFIHFRSREDALAAQQSMNGKLIDGSPIEVTLAKPVSKDGGRRSKTRSGPNGSAPVLYNDPPQSKDDSGISVGSGMTSDGFSAQSLSLSPRINSSFSVELERCVYPVLPGSGLAPISLQSLKPSQLSTAVSLLEYYCLKNGWSLPEYYLYTTTAATISPAGPEGKTLLVYKVVISSTQSSYMPDKACTILEDAKELAAHYALWNLDLSCYGPGSPGSFSPPAVPSGAGLLSCACRTVPYPAYSVAPVSPPLSISSTRGSPIYIPTLSPF